A single genomic interval of Chrysemys picta bellii isolate R12L10 chromosome 8, ASM1138683v2, whole genome shotgun sequence harbors:
- the FAM193B gene encoding protein FAM193B isoform X2 produces the protein MPLEQVRLLQGKPEVLPTTNQSVQTCCLLCHRERKDWGGPSHNGLVSPGERLPPDFVPTLVQNLLGEMPLWICQSCRKSVEEEERRAVQEQALAVSLSHTSCKSQSCGGGSHSSSSSSSSSSSSSCHGNSGDWDPSSFLSAHKLSGLWNSQHANGATQGSPLGGPPAALGDKHPSLPLAPECIGQAPAAAPGLKACPYSHAVPTASSGAAPGLPLPTSLDFCKTLPKQFKSMCRRPTPPGEAFHSLDHHRHPDLAAPPNSPTGLPSQPPALISTKQSPAHPNTSPQAAPVPAPSPHTAAAESPPAGTLSHGQASCKSPHLPPANVPLLKMPPPLSGCAHPCNGHCSGSLVPPAAPHQMPSTNRDPVCKGHKFPNGTSCHPPQSCEADEGLGEDEDSSSERSSCTSSSTNQKDGKFCDCCYCEFFGHNAPPAAPTSRNYAEIREKLRSRLTKRKEELPQKVGHSSSSGEPAVDHRDVDELLDYINSSEPKPLNSAKAAKRARHKQKKKEKEKAQLEAEAQKRVARGPLAGQDRELAEEKLLEWPQLELERVNSFLSSRLQEIKNTIKDSIRASFSVYDLNLDVADFPKKAAVLEQKTLLSHLNGSSGLQEIDLDLSPLSLGSPKNHMLLRSELGPRWGEGPGEGPPQAENGVVKRLSAVPNLSRMIWVQSPQPTDCAQESGGPGLECKEVAPAKGPEQQEQAPVGGRPRKNKRQSCQAKKGECPAVPSAQAGLESPSSTGLVLGAKHPSKPGGVPTLRRGSGCAEPAESAKGQGWGCSSSRPEKERSSEWKGRRGEGKAEHPELMQSPPPAAGDRQPPHPATLGSSPQPKGKSRKSRSRMEKSNTSIDDVFLPKDVDGVEMDETDREVEYFKRFCLDSAKQTRQKVAVNWTNFTLKKTTSSAAQ, from the exons ATGCCACTGGAGCAGGTTAGGCTCCTGCAGGGGAAGCCTGAG gtgctgcccaCTACCAACCAGTCCGTGCAGACGTGTTGCTTGCTATGCCACCGAGAGCGCAAGGACTGGGGAGGCCCATCTCACAACGGGCTGGTCTCCCCGGGCGAGAGGCTGCCTCCAGACTTCGTGCCAACGCTCGTGCAGAACCTGCTGGGAGAAATGCCCCTGTGGATCTGCcagagctgcaggaagagcgtggaggaggaggagcggcgAGCTGTCCAGGAGCAGGCCTTGGCG GTCTCGTTATCGCATACGTCCTGCAAGTCCCAGTCTTGTGGGGGCGGCTCCcactcctcatcttcctcatcatcatcctcttcctcctcctcgtgCCACGGGAACTCCGGGGACTGGGATCCCAGCTCCTTCCTGTCTGCTCACAAACTGTCGGGCCTCTGGAATTCCCAACATGCCAACGGAGCCACGCAGGGCAGCCCTTTAGGGGGGCCCCCTGCTGCACTAG GTGACAAGCACCCCAGCCTCCCGCTGGCTCCGGAGTGCATCGGCCAGGCTCCTGCTGCGGCGCCCGGGCTCAAGGCCTGTCCCTACAGCCACGCCGTCCCTACAGCTTCCAGCGGGGCTGCCCCCGGTTTGCCTCTGCCTACCTCACTCGACTTCTGTAAGACGCTTCCCAAGCAGTTCAAGAGCATGTGCCGCAGGCCCACCCCGCCAG GTGAGGCCTTCCACTCCTTGGACCATCACCGGCACCCGGACCTCGCCGCTCCTCCCAACAGCCCcacagggctcccctcccagccaccgGCGCTGATCTCTACCAAGCAGTCACCCGCCCACCCGAACACCTCACCGCAGGCAGCGCCggtccctgcacccagcccccacacagcCGCTGCCGAGTCCCCTCCTGCTGGCACCCTCTCGCACGGCCAGGCCTCCTGCAAGAGCCCTCACCTGCCCCCCGCCAACGTGCCGCTTCTGAAGATGCCACCTCCGCTTTCAGGCTGTGCCCACCCCTGCAATGGGCACTGCAGCGGCTCCCTGGTGCCACCAGCTGCCCCGCACCAGATGCCCAGCACTAACAG ggacCCCGTGTGCAAAGGACACAAGTTCCCCAATGGTACCAGCTGCCACCCGCCACAGTCGTGCGAGGCAGACGAGGGGCTCGGGGAGGATGAGGACAGCAGCTCCGAGCGCAGCTCCtgcacctcctcctccaccaacCAGAAAGACGGGAAATTCTGTGACTGCTGCTACTGTGAGTTCTTCGGCCACAACGCG CCCCCTGCGGCCCCCACGAGCCGGAACTATGCCGAGATCCGGGAGAAGCTGCGCTCCCGTCTCACCAAGAGGAAGGAGGAGCTGCCACAGAAGGTGGGCCACAGCAGCAGCTCGGGGGAGCCGGCCGTGGATCACCGGGACGTGGACGAGCTCCTGGACTACATCAACAGCTCGGAGCCCAAGCCCCTGAACAGCGCCAAGGCCGCCAAGCGGGCCCGGCACAAGCAGAAGAAGAAG GAGAAGGAGaaagcccagctggaggcggaggCCCAGAAGCGGGTGGCGCGCGGCCCCCTGGCTGGCCAGGACAGggagctggcggaggagaagctCCTGGAGTGGccccagctggagctggagcgggTGAACAGCTTCCTCAGCAGCCGGCTGCAGGAGATCAAGAACACCATTAAGGACTCCATCCGTGCCAGCTTCAGCGTCTATGACCTCAACCTGGACGTCGCCGACTTCCCCAAGAAGGCAGCCGTGCTGGAGCAGAAGACTCTGCTGTCCCACCTCAACGGCTCCTCGGGCCTGCAGGAGATCGACCTGGATCTCTCCCCTCTGAGCCTGGGCTCCCCCAAGAACCACATGCTTCTGCGGAGTGAGCTGGGCCCCCGCTGGGGAGAGGGCCCCGGGGAGGGGCCGCCGCAGGCCGAGAACGGGGTGGTGAAGCGCCTGAGCGCGGTTCCCAACCTCTCCCGGATGATCTGGGTCCAGTCCCCCCAGCCGACAGACTGTGCCCAGGAGAGCGGCGGGCCCGGCTTGGAGTGCAAGGAGGTGGCACCGGCCAAGggcccagagcagcaggagcaggccccagTGGGGGGCAGGCCGAGGAAGAACAAGCGACAGAGCTGCCAGGCGAAGAAGGGGGAATGCCCCGCGGTGCCCAGCGCCCAGGCCGGGCTGGAGAGTCCCAGCTCGAcggggctggtgctgggagccaagCACCCTTCGAAGCCTGGAGGAGTGCCCACGCTGCGGAGGGGGAGTGGCTGTGCGGAGCCAGCGGAGAGCgccaaggggcagggctggggctgcagcagttCCAGGCCCgagaaggagaggagcagcgagTGGAAAGGCCGGAGGGGCGAGGGCAAAGCAGAGCACCCGGAGCTGATGCAGTCacctccccctgctgctggggaccggcagcccccccaccccgccaccctgggcagctccccccagcccaagGGCAAGAGCAGGAAGAGCAGGAGCAGGATGGAGAAATCCAACACGTCCATCG ATGACGTGTTCCTGCCCAAAGATGTGGACGGGGTCGAGATGGACGAGACGGACCGAGAAGTAGAGTACTTCAAGAG
- the FAM193B gene encoding protein FAM193B isoform X1: MTRRRNKAAAAAGARRERAGGAAPPGPPAPPPGPGPAEPPEAAAGSSAEPGRAPQVLPTTNQSVQTCCLLCHRERKDWGGPSHNGLVSPGERLPPDFVPTLVQNLLGEMPLWICQSCRKSVEEEERRAVQEQALAVSLSHTSCKSQSCGGGSHSSSSSSSSSSSSSCHGNSGDWDPSSFLSAHKLSGLWNSQHANGATQGSPLGGPPAALGDKHPSLPLAPECIGQAPAAAPGLKACPYSHAVPTASSGAAPGLPLPTSLDFCKTLPKQFKSMCRRPTPPGEAFHSLDHHRHPDLAAPPNSPTGLPSQPPALISTKQSPAHPNTSPQAAPVPAPSPHTAAAESPPAGTLSHGQASCKSPHLPPANVPLLKMPPPLSGCAHPCNGHCSGSLVPPAAPHQMPSTNRDPVCKGHKFPNGTSCHPPQSCEADEGLGEDEDSSSERSSCTSSSTNQKDGKFCDCCYCEFFGHNAPPAAPTSRNYAEIREKLRSRLTKRKEELPQKVGHSSSSGEPAVDHRDVDELLDYINSSEPKPLNSAKAAKRARHKQKKKEKEKAQLEAEAQKRVARGPLAGQDRELAEEKLLEWPQLELERVNSFLSSRLQEIKNTIKDSIRASFSVYDLNLDVADFPKKAAVLEQKTLLSHLNGSSGLQEIDLDLSPLSLGSPKNHMLLRSELGPRWGEGPGEGPPQAENGVVKRLSAVPNLSRMIWVQSPQPTDCAQESGGPGLECKEVAPAKGPEQQEQAPVGGRPRKNKRQSCQAKKGECPAVPSAQAGLESPSSTGLVLGAKHPSKPGGVPTLRRGSGCAEPAESAKGQGWGCSSSRPEKERSSEWKGRRGEGKAEHPELMQSPPPAAGDRQPPHPATLGSSPQPKGKSRKSRSRMEKSNTSIDDVFLPKDVDGVEMDETDREVEYFKRFCLDSAKQTRQKVAVNWTNFTLKKTTSSAAQ, encoded by the exons ATGACTCGCAGGCGGAACAAGGCGGCGGCCGCGGCCGGGGCGCgcagggagcgggcggggggAGCCGCCCCCCCCGGGCCGCCCGCGCCCCCcccggggcccggccccgccgagccccccgaGGCGGCGGCGGGCAGCAGCGCGGAGCCGGGCAGAGCCCCGCAG gtgctgcccaCTACCAACCAGTCCGTGCAGACGTGTTGCTTGCTATGCCACCGAGAGCGCAAGGACTGGGGAGGCCCATCTCACAACGGGCTGGTCTCCCCGGGCGAGAGGCTGCCTCCAGACTTCGTGCCAACGCTCGTGCAGAACCTGCTGGGAGAAATGCCCCTGTGGATCTGCcagagctgcaggaagagcgtggaggaggaggagcggcgAGCTGTCCAGGAGCAGGCCTTGGCG GTCTCGTTATCGCATACGTCCTGCAAGTCCCAGTCTTGTGGGGGCGGCTCCcactcctcatcttcctcatcatcatcctcttcctcctcctcgtgCCACGGGAACTCCGGGGACTGGGATCCCAGCTCCTTCCTGTCTGCTCACAAACTGTCGGGCCTCTGGAATTCCCAACATGCCAACGGAGCCACGCAGGGCAGCCCTTTAGGGGGGCCCCCTGCTGCACTAG GTGACAAGCACCCCAGCCTCCCGCTGGCTCCGGAGTGCATCGGCCAGGCTCCTGCTGCGGCGCCCGGGCTCAAGGCCTGTCCCTACAGCCACGCCGTCCCTACAGCTTCCAGCGGGGCTGCCCCCGGTTTGCCTCTGCCTACCTCACTCGACTTCTGTAAGACGCTTCCCAAGCAGTTCAAGAGCATGTGCCGCAGGCCCACCCCGCCAG GTGAGGCCTTCCACTCCTTGGACCATCACCGGCACCCGGACCTCGCCGCTCCTCCCAACAGCCCcacagggctcccctcccagccaccgGCGCTGATCTCTACCAAGCAGTCACCCGCCCACCCGAACACCTCACCGCAGGCAGCGCCggtccctgcacccagcccccacacagcCGCTGCCGAGTCCCCTCCTGCTGGCACCCTCTCGCACGGCCAGGCCTCCTGCAAGAGCCCTCACCTGCCCCCCGCCAACGTGCCGCTTCTGAAGATGCCACCTCCGCTTTCAGGCTGTGCCCACCCCTGCAATGGGCACTGCAGCGGCTCCCTGGTGCCACCAGCTGCCCCGCACCAGATGCCCAGCACTAACAG ggacCCCGTGTGCAAAGGACACAAGTTCCCCAATGGTACCAGCTGCCACCCGCCACAGTCGTGCGAGGCAGACGAGGGGCTCGGGGAGGATGAGGACAGCAGCTCCGAGCGCAGCTCCtgcacctcctcctccaccaacCAGAAAGACGGGAAATTCTGTGACTGCTGCTACTGTGAGTTCTTCGGCCACAACGCG CCCCCTGCGGCCCCCACGAGCCGGAACTATGCCGAGATCCGGGAGAAGCTGCGCTCCCGTCTCACCAAGAGGAAGGAGGAGCTGCCACAGAAGGTGGGCCACAGCAGCAGCTCGGGGGAGCCGGCCGTGGATCACCGGGACGTGGACGAGCTCCTGGACTACATCAACAGCTCGGAGCCCAAGCCCCTGAACAGCGCCAAGGCCGCCAAGCGGGCCCGGCACAAGCAGAAGAAGAAG GAGAAGGAGaaagcccagctggaggcggaggCCCAGAAGCGGGTGGCGCGCGGCCCCCTGGCTGGCCAGGACAGggagctggcggaggagaagctCCTGGAGTGGccccagctggagctggagcgggTGAACAGCTTCCTCAGCAGCCGGCTGCAGGAGATCAAGAACACCATTAAGGACTCCATCCGTGCCAGCTTCAGCGTCTATGACCTCAACCTGGACGTCGCCGACTTCCCCAAGAAGGCAGCCGTGCTGGAGCAGAAGACTCTGCTGTCCCACCTCAACGGCTCCTCGGGCCTGCAGGAGATCGACCTGGATCTCTCCCCTCTGAGCCTGGGCTCCCCCAAGAACCACATGCTTCTGCGGAGTGAGCTGGGCCCCCGCTGGGGAGAGGGCCCCGGGGAGGGGCCGCCGCAGGCCGAGAACGGGGTGGTGAAGCGCCTGAGCGCGGTTCCCAACCTCTCCCGGATGATCTGGGTCCAGTCCCCCCAGCCGACAGACTGTGCCCAGGAGAGCGGCGGGCCCGGCTTGGAGTGCAAGGAGGTGGCACCGGCCAAGggcccagagcagcaggagcaggccccagTGGGGGGCAGGCCGAGGAAGAACAAGCGACAGAGCTGCCAGGCGAAGAAGGGGGAATGCCCCGCGGTGCCCAGCGCCCAGGCCGGGCTGGAGAGTCCCAGCTCGAcggggctggtgctgggagccaagCACCCTTCGAAGCCTGGAGGAGTGCCCACGCTGCGGAGGGGGAGTGGCTGTGCGGAGCCAGCGGAGAGCgccaaggggcagggctggggctgcagcagttCCAGGCCCgagaaggagaggagcagcgagTGGAAAGGCCGGAGGGGCGAGGGCAAAGCAGAGCACCCGGAGCTGATGCAGTCacctccccctgctgctggggaccggcagcccccccaccccgccaccctgggcagctccccccagcccaagGGCAAGAGCAGGAAGAGCAGGAGCAGGATGGAGAAATCCAACACGTCCATCG ATGACGTGTTCCTGCCCAAAGATGTGGACGGGGTCGAGATGGACGAGACGGACCGAGAAGTAGAGTACTTCAAGAG
- the FAM193B gene encoding protein FAM193B isoform X3 has product MTRRRNKAAAAAGARRERAGGAAPPGPPAPPPGPGPAEPPEAAAGSSAEPGRAPQVLPTTNQSVQTCCLLCHRERKDWGGPSHNGLVSPGERLPPDFVPTLVQNLLGEMPLWICQSCRKSVEEEERRAVQEQALAVSLSHTSCKSQSCGGGSHSSSSSSSSSSSSSCHGNSGDWDPSSFLSAHKLSGLWNSQHANGATQGSPLGGPPAALGEAFHSLDHHRHPDLAAPPNSPTGLPSQPPALISTKQSPAHPNTSPQAAPVPAPSPHTAAAESPPAGTLSHGQASCKSPHLPPANVPLLKMPPPLSGCAHPCNGHCSGSLVPPAAPHQMPSTNRDPVCKGHKFPNGTSCHPPQSCEADEGLGEDEDSSSERSSCTSSSTNQKDGKFCDCCYCEFFGHNAPPAAPTSRNYAEIREKLRSRLTKRKEELPQKVGHSSSSGEPAVDHRDVDELLDYINSSEPKPLNSAKAAKRARHKQKKKEKEKAQLEAEAQKRVARGPLAGQDRELAEEKLLEWPQLELERVNSFLSSRLQEIKNTIKDSIRASFSVYDLNLDVADFPKKAAVLEQKTLLSHLNGSSGLQEIDLDLSPLSLGSPKNHMLLRSELGPRWGEGPGEGPPQAENGVVKRLSAVPNLSRMIWVQSPQPTDCAQESGGPGLECKEVAPAKGPEQQEQAPVGGRPRKNKRQSCQAKKGECPAVPSAQAGLESPSSTGLVLGAKHPSKPGGVPTLRRGSGCAEPAESAKGQGWGCSSSRPEKERSSEWKGRRGEGKAEHPELMQSPPPAAGDRQPPHPATLGSSPQPKGKSRKSRSRMEKSNTSIDDVFLPKDVDGVEMDETDREVEYFKRFCLDSAKQTRQKVAVNWTNFTLKKTTSSAAQ; this is encoded by the exons ATGACTCGCAGGCGGAACAAGGCGGCGGCCGCGGCCGGGGCGCgcagggagcgggcggggggAGCCGCCCCCCCCGGGCCGCCCGCGCCCCCcccggggcccggccccgccgagccccccgaGGCGGCGGCGGGCAGCAGCGCGGAGCCGGGCAGAGCCCCGCAG gtgctgcccaCTACCAACCAGTCCGTGCAGACGTGTTGCTTGCTATGCCACCGAGAGCGCAAGGACTGGGGAGGCCCATCTCACAACGGGCTGGTCTCCCCGGGCGAGAGGCTGCCTCCAGACTTCGTGCCAACGCTCGTGCAGAACCTGCTGGGAGAAATGCCCCTGTGGATCTGCcagagctgcaggaagagcgtggaggaggaggagcggcgAGCTGTCCAGGAGCAGGCCTTGGCG GTCTCGTTATCGCATACGTCCTGCAAGTCCCAGTCTTGTGGGGGCGGCTCCcactcctcatcttcctcatcatcatcctcttcctcctcctcgtgCCACGGGAACTCCGGGGACTGGGATCCCAGCTCCTTCCTGTCTGCTCACAAACTGTCGGGCCTCTGGAATTCCCAACATGCCAACGGAGCCACGCAGGGCAGCCCTTTAGGGGGGCCCCCTGCTGCACTAG GTGAGGCCTTCCACTCCTTGGACCATCACCGGCACCCGGACCTCGCCGCTCCTCCCAACAGCCCcacagggctcccctcccagccaccgGCGCTGATCTCTACCAAGCAGTCACCCGCCCACCCGAACACCTCACCGCAGGCAGCGCCggtccctgcacccagcccccacacagcCGCTGCCGAGTCCCCTCCTGCTGGCACCCTCTCGCACGGCCAGGCCTCCTGCAAGAGCCCTCACCTGCCCCCCGCCAACGTGCCGCTTCTGAAGATGCCACCTCCGCTTTCAGGCTGTGCCCACCCCTGCAATGGGCACTGCAGCGGCTCCCTGGTGCCACCAGCTGCCCCGCACCAGATGCCCAGCACTAACAG ggacCCCGTGTGCAAAGGACACAAGTTCCCCAATGGTACCAGCTGCCACCCGCCACAGTCGTGCGAGGCAGACGAGGGGCTCGGGGAGGATGAGGACAGCAGCTCCGAGCGCAGCTCCtgcacctcctcctccaccaacCAGAAAGACGGGAAATTCTGTGACTGCTGCTACTGTGAGTTCTTCGGCCACAACGCG CCCCCTGCGGCCCCCACGAGCCGGAACTATGCCGAGATCCGGGAGAAGCTGCGCTCCCGTCTCACCAAGAGGAAGGAGGAGCTGCCACAGAAGGTGGGCCACAGCAGCAGCTCGGGGGAGCCGGCCGTGGATCACCGGGACGTGGACGAGCTCCTGGACTACATCAACAGCTCGGAGCCCAAGCCCCTGAACAGCGCCAAGGCCGCCAAGCGGGCCCGGCACAAGCAGAAGAAGAAG GAGAAGGAGaaagcccagctggaggcggaggCCCAGAAGCGGGTGGCGCGCGGCCCCCTGGCTGGCCAGGACAGggagctggcggaggagaagctCCTGGAGTGGccccagctggagctggagcgggTGAACAGCTTCCTCAGCAGCCGGCTGCAGGAGATCAAGAACACCATTAAGGACTCCATCCGTGCCAGCTTCAGCGTCTATGACCTCAACCTGGACGTCGCCGACTTCCCCAAGAAGGCAGCCGTGCTGGAGCAGAAGACTCTGCTGTCCCACCTCAACGGCTCCTCGGGCCTGCAGGAGATCGACCTGGATCTCTCCCCTCTGAGCCTGGGCTCCCCCAAGAACCACATGCTTCTGCGGAGTGAGCTGGGCCCCCGCTGGGGAGAGGGCCCCGGGGAGGGGCCGCCGCAGGCCGAGAACGGGGTGGTGAAGCGCCTGAGCGCGGTTCCCAACCTCTCCCGGATGATCTGGGTCCAGTCCCCCCAGCCGACAGACTGTGCCCAGGAGAGCGGCGGGCCCGGCTTGGAGTGCAAGGAGGTGGCACCGGCCAAGggcccagagcagcaggagcaggccccagTGGGGGGCAGGCCGAGGAAGAACAAGCGACAGAGCTGCCAGGCGAAGAAGGGGGAATGCCCCGCGGTGCCCAGCGCCCAGGCCGGGCTGGAGAGTCCCAGCTCGAcggggctggtgctgggagccaagCACCCTTCGAAGCCTGGAGGAGTGCCCACGCTGCGGAGGGGGAGTGGCTGTGCGGAGCCAGCGGAGAGCgccaaggggcagggctggggctgcagcagttCCAGGCCCgagaaggagaggagcagcgagTGGAAAGGCCGGAGGGGCGAGGGCAAAGCAGAGCACCCGGAGCTGATGCAGTCacctccccctgctgctggggaccggcagcccccccaccccgccaccctgggcagctccccccagcccaagGGCAAGAGCAGGAAGAGCAGGAGCAGGATGGAGAAATCCAACACGTCCATCG ATGACGTGTTCCTGCCCAAAGATGTGGACGGGGTCGAGATGGACGAGACGGACCGAGAAGTAGAGTACTTCAAGAG